From Rhopalosiphum padi isolate XX-2018 chromosome 2, ASM2088224v1, whole genome shotgun sequence:
TTACTCGTGCTATTATTGTTGTTCAGCAAGGAATGACTCCAAGTGCAAAACAAGTATGTTTGATTCttaataatcttaattttataaaaagctattaatttagttcctgaaaccatttttttgtaataaaataattttgaaaataaatacagagAAAACTGTGTATTGTGGACTCTGAATAAAATGGAAAACTATCTAATACGGTATTTTTCTATAGTCCCGACATGCTCCTATAAAATATAGACGTTGAACCTCAATAAAATGGAACCTTCCTAATGCGAAAACGGAATGATTTTGTTGGTCCCACGCAAGTAAAAACCTTGCATAAACTGAAAAAATGACACGCGTCACATTGCGTTGATAtaagtatgtaggtataataggtacatcataAAACGATAATTAAGATAAAACTGCTCTACGTATTATAACAGTTAGGTAATTTGTATTGTTGGTTATCGTATCTGCTCTACAAACTTATCCCGTAAGTTTAGCTGTGAATCAATCATGCACCAACAGTTACACTGAACAGTTTCCTTGTACTTACAAAGTGacattcatttaaatatgtataaaaatgtcaaactaTATGTGTTAAATGAAAAGTATCAACTTATCGATATGAAAAAttgatatgaaattataatccAGAATATTTGGTTGGTCCCATGCTATTCTGCATTAGACAGTTTTCACTgtagtacttactacttatgtatagataataataattattagcttGACATAATAGTACTTatgatttagttaatttttttttcagaaaacataaatggtactttattatatttaacatgacaaatatgcattattgttgttttttacttttttttagtcTTTAGTTGATATGGCTCCTAAATACATATTAGAACAGTTTTTGGaatctgaacttctaattaacaTAACTGAACATGAACTAGTACCTGAACACATTGTTTTGACGCCAGATGAGAAACAAGAACTTTTGTGCAGATAGTATCCTTTTTTGAATTACCTATAATAGTTTGTTTTATAGTATACTGGGTATACTGAAATACATTATGGAATTAAGCATATATGAtggaatttttatacaaatataaaatttgagaGTAGAAATGCTAGGTAAAaggtaaaatgtattgtaatattttatatttatatcaaggCTACCCGGAAAAAAATTTGAGGAGTGAGAGTTGGACCACCTAGGTACAGcctttatttgtattattggcATAACCACGGACTACTACATAGGACTGGACACTGTATAAAATGAGGTGGCTACAGAGTTGTTTGGTGTTCGTACGTTCGCTACGTAACTGCACTCTGGTGTCATTTTTCTATTCTGTGCTGTTAGTAAATTCTTTGTATGTGATTAACATAAGTCATAGTGATAACTGATACAATTTTGAACTTACTGAACATTGAACGATTGAACAAGGTAATAACGAACAAAAATGAAATGCATTGtcaaactttttactttttagattttattattcagtattcactACTTAATAAACATTACTACGTTGCAAAtttagaaagtttttttttacatgattttTTTACTTGCTTTTGATTTGATGTACAATAACACTGTCTCATTCTCATAGTGAcaaaataagttattacaaataataaaatttcatttttgtgATTAGCATAAGGAAATACAAGTAAATATTGGTAGTTTTCCAAGAAAAAATCAACAGTTTCTTGAAATACGCCATGGTAtcacacaattttttaaatatgtacttcctcttaaccaattataatatctaatattatcctATTGGGTAATATTAATCCTCCTcttgattttatattagttaGTAATGGTTCAGATATCTGTCCtcttaaaaatatgatacaaataagaaacttttaattatttttaatatttattatttgtacctTCTTTAAATGCTGATAAACAAATATCAAAAGTCTTATTATTTACCAAAGTAAATAaccacatatataatatgtaattaagtCTCTGATTTCTGAGTtcatataagtttatttataaatatatatttacataaaagttaaatataatatgtagtaaatcTAGTACATCACTAGATAGCATTACAGTCGCAAATTACGGAGTCTTACAGCTTTGTGACCGGTGTCCCACTCTCTCCCTGCCTAGAGTGTCCAGGCCTATGTAGTAGTTGTTCGTGGGCATAACCTTAAACATTTTAGCCCTAATACCATTATTCGACTTAGTCATTGTGTCTATTGCTCTTttgctaattaaaaatttattttttatgtaaaaaatagagGCATAAATCCTATACCAGCTGTTCCCAAACTGTGCACTAGAGGCACCaagatttattttcttattaaatgccACCTTAGCTTGGCATATTTGCTTTATAATTTCCTTTTTACATCTCCCATCTGAGCTTATAATGCTacccaaatatataaaatcttcTACTTATTCTATAGTatcatcaaattttaattttatgaatataatattgtattaatataattaaaatacttaatttatcgtGTAATAATTTTATCCTGCATttgttatagccttataggttaTAGTTCTACATTACTACATCAGTTtacaattgttataaataagtattcttGTTATCAAGATATATTACTTTACTATGTCATGTTTCAACTAATATTGTACTGGTATCGTTATATACCATGTTTACTAGTTTAAgtctactaatattttatttatagtacgaagttttttagtatttgtttttaaaaaactagtagtatataaattttacatatattatattattttctttaactaaaaataaatcagcAAATTAAAAGAAAACCAGCTTATGAGAATTCAAGTTGGTGATCCAGTTTCACGTTACTTTGGCTTAAAAAGAGGACAAGTAAGAtccagtataatttataaataaatacttataatatgtttgatataatttataataacagacAGTGCCATTCACTTATTtatcaatgatattttaaaatgtgtagaTGGGATGGGCTACTAATGGGGTATAGATGAGGTACTAGGACCAGGCTATGGATCAAAGTTTTacatataaagataaataaataaaatatttgaatgattaataatgtctaatgagtaaaataataaaaagttaataaatagcCCCAATTTCTCCTATTAAactgaaattcaaaaaatttggaaggaatagtatttaaatttttcagtgctacttataataaataatgtaacaatacctactggctactttAAGTTTTAAGTCTGATAATCAATTCAACACATTCACTACAAATGGCATTAATTAACATCATTCACATTTGATGAATGACACCAATTGACGCCATCTACCTTAGGTTAGGTttaaactattgattttttGTTAGCATttcttacaattattattttatatgtaagtataagttattcattaatattttaattttccaagttttaaaaaatttatttttatattccaatTTACAACAAATGTAACAAATTTGATATGCAGCTAGCGTGTTaagatgtaatttttaataatttggtttatttaaacaaaatatattggaagcatttaagatatattattgaaacattAATGTAATGTGttgaaaataaatcttttatggattttaatttacaaaaggtttggtatttattttgtaataaacaaaatgtgcaattataataatatactaacaaatgtcttatatattatgtccatATTACCTACCACTAAAAACCCTTGTACTTACAAATGACAATCAATTTATCAACATATATagcaaaatgtaattattgtgtagcacaataacaattaaatctAATATGATCCACACCAAGGTCGCCCATCAGTCAAAatctaggggggggggggtgacaatcttaattaaatttttgtaatatcattacaaaaattaatttattattcataactaaaaaaataataatttttctattttaagggGGTGACATGTCACCCCCTTGCAACCCCTAATGGGTGCCCTTGATCCACACACTACATAGAAAATTAACATTTAGCAGAACTAACCCTGTGTTGTTAActtgaagtataaaattaattgacctgttatctaatttaaagttaagaacattatttgcATTCTTGTGTTGAATTTTTGCaagaattcaatttttatgctataatgactaatgagtatgttatacataatataaaaataattgtcatacttcaaaattgaaatatcatagAAAAGCTAACATAAGaatacagataatgttcttaaatttaagttttataataggttaggttaggaccCCTAGGTcaattaactataatactaaaCCTAACAACACACGATTATTTCTGCTAAACCCAAATTATCCATGTTGTGCTTGAGTGGGGGAGGGAAGACTAAAATCttcttaagaggacgccatacccgtatgtgttgtctctgtcttttCTAACgtacatcacaaaatgtattctgctaaacgaaaatttgttatgatgtacgttagtaagacagagacaacacatacgggtatggcgtcctcttaaataatattatttgatataattcaaaaaaaaaatgtatttacacagtgtgaaaaaaaaatggtagggttataattattttgtaacaatttGAATACTGCTAATTAAATACAATcttatttaattctattataaatcatttaagcgaatacatattttgttcacAGGTGGTAAAAATTGTACGAAATTCTGAGACTGCTGGACGTTACATTTCATACAGATTAGTATGCtgattctaaatattaaaaactattgtaatttgttcacttgaaaaaaatattatactttaattataaaatataagacatctttattatgtacattatgtgttatttattattggtactTGGTATAACTTCCCACAAAGATGCCATTGTATAACCTTCTGGCAATGTTTCAATTGCTAAACCTATTGCAGAATCATACTGTGGTAGTCCATCTTCTTTACCCGTCTTACTTACACTATATGCAGCTAAAGTATTTGAAACACCTATTGTATTCTCGTCTTCAAATTCATCATAATTTGAGAGGGTTGGTGGTGTTAGAATGGGTTCATTATTttctatctaaaatatatatagtatatttaataaatatataatagcaattagcaatgtaaatatcaaaaataaaacctGATCTGTAGTAACGAAATGTACTCCAAATTCTGGCGCTTGAGCATGAATACGAAACAATGATGATAGTTCTTTAGTAACTGATCGTAATCGGTCCTTGGGATCTATTCGAAATCCAAGTGTAAAACCTCCACTGTAACCATTTGTTTCTATCACTAACACTTCACCAAACTTGGATTCCCTAATTTTTATCTAGtgcagaaaaattaatattataacattagattacaattttgttttaattaatttgtaacatacagaatttatatgaatgtaTGGAAGCGATATATTGAATGTCTCATTACTTTCTGCATACCACACTAAtcgaatatttgttattataaatgttccCAAATTTccctgataaataattaatgttatatacaaattattagttaaacaataataacaataaccttAGTCCATAAGTATCAATTTAAACTAAatgtttctagtttctattGATATTAGCTGATTACTTGTTCGCTAGATAAATTCCATACGCCATTAAcggttgaatacattttttcgaACATCAATAGCCTTAAACGTCCATTCTTCAATATTGCCCCCCTAAGTTTTAATTCTCGATAAAGTCTACTGGAATTATAAGCTCTGAAACCAAATTGAATGTACAACTGGTATGAAtagtgtaaattgtataaaaaatattttaatgtttgtatacTTGAAAACTCCAATAAATGATGTGAAATGCCTTGTATTACCAGGTATCAGATTTGTGAAAACAAATTCATATCTCAATCCATTGTATTTGGCTTGAATATAAATTGCTTCTGTTATTCCTTTTAATCtctaagatataaatattttcaatttttgttttttaagcaATTTACTTTCAATCTTCCATGcacatgatgtataatatataaagtattttttcacTTACCGAGTTAACAATCCTTGTAGAAACATCCTGTATACAATTGTAACCAATAGCTATGTGCATTAtgcgtataaaataatgttaatataatgatttacataatatttataagtgtaatcaaatcaattttatactattatgaataAGTACTACTATGTACTTTTTCTCACATAAGCTTATTCTTGCTAAAGTCATTGAATGCCAGATTGTTCTCAAATTTGTAATAACAAGTACACCTTTATCACCACTATTTCCTTTTGTATCTTCAATAAATTCTAAACgatctattattttttctccGTTTCTCATCTTCAACGCTTtgctaaaataaaacattttttttttttgtgaaatgtctatgtataataataagttctgATGCTTATAAtcgtataaagttataatatacaattaataggtaataggtgctgataataagtagatatttatttttttttttttagattaattatCCCAAGAACttagaaaacatttaattccatttacaaataatattgtacccaaaataatttaatacctatataatgaataaatttagaaaaaataacttcaatttgtttaactatataggttagattaataaataataattacctacctaatacttAAATCAAATTGGATTTCTTGATCTTCCCAAGTCTCAAATAAATCCATGGTGTTAGAAAGAAGTTGTGTGTGTGgccaaattaataacatttaattattttgatcgtTTATCTTAAACGTAcctaaacaattattgtttatgacgACAGTTTTTAGTATTCAATCTAACACTTTGCACCATAAAAAACAGAACTTTGCACTAAATAGTGACCatagagtaatataatattatattactctatGATGGTGACAACTAACCGTATGTTTACAACTACTCAAagattaatagaatattttgcaatcgtaataatatatgtaaaataattgtattattattgtatgagcCATAAAGTGTTGTCGCGTAGGTCTCTACATGTTGCCACGCAACGATTCtcgaacaatatttttcaaacaattaagaattgattcaaaaataatattcataataatattatgaggtaATAACGCGCAAACgtgtataatatcaatacaaataatatgttgccatgcttgtaatttgtaaaaaacaTCGTGTACTATCggctatttataaatgatttctGACTATTCgatctaataaattaaacataatttaccgTAAAATGAGGTGAATTGAAACATTGGTTTAAAAATCACGttgtattcatttaaaacaa
This genomic window contains:
- the LOC132922149 gene encoding DNA-directed RNA polymerases I, II, and III subunit RPABC1; the encoded protein is MDDECESYKLWRIRKTVMQLCHDRGYLVTQDELDQTLEQFKEQFGDKPSEKRPGRSDLIVLVAHNDDPTDQMFVFFPEEPKIGIKTIKTYCQRMQEETITRAIIVVQQGMTPSAKQSLVDMAPKYILEQFLESELLINITEHELVPEHIVLTPDEKQELLCRYKLKENQLMRIQVGDPVSRYFGLKRGQVVKIVRNSETAGRYISYRLVC
- the LOC132922148 gene encoding Bardet-Biedl syndrome 5 protein homolog, with product MLLIWPHTQLLSNTMDLFETWEDQEIQFDLSISKALKMRNGEKIIDRLEFIEDTKGNSGDKGVLVITNLRTIWHSMTLARISLSIGYNCIQDVSTRIVNSRLKGITEAIYIQAKYNGLRYEFVFTNLIPGNTRHFTSFIGVFKAYNSSRLYRELKLRGAILKNGRLRLLMFEKMYSTVNGVWNLSSEQGNLGTFIITNIRLVWYAESNETFNISLPYIHINSIKIRESKFGEVLVIETNGYSGGFTLGFRIDPKDRLRSVTKELSSLFRIHAQAPEFGVHFVTTDQIENNEPILTPPTLSNYDEFEDENTIGVSNTLAAYSVSKTGKEDGLPQYDSAIGLAIETLPEGYTMASLWEVIPSTNNK